The Astatotilapia calliptera chromosome 8, fAstCal1.2, whole genome shotgun sequence nucleotide sequence ACCATGAAACCTTTAAAACACAAGAGCACACGAAGTAATTCAggctattaaaaataaaacggaCCAGGGTTTACATGTGCGTTTTATCACGATGGTTTACTGGCCTCTAACGGCCGATCTCAAGAAGTGCATCACAACATAACGAGACGTACTGACACTTCCGGTGGGTACGTTCAAAATACAAGTTAAAGTATTAACCAGCATTAAGATTTTAactttgtaaaagaaaataacttACTTAGGGGAgtgtcattttttgtgtgtatgaaaaAATTTGCTGATACACAAAATAATGTTACAACACATCATTCTTATCttgtaaaacaaaaccaaatgttatgttttctctagagagggaaacagagattgattaaatatttggttttatatttacaatctgtttttatttctataaacaaaagaaacacaactAGGACAAAATTTTCTCATGTACAGTATCAACCGTTTCTTcctcatttccttttttcttccacCCATTTATGTCTCTCTGCTTCATAGACGAGAGACTCCTCAAATTCTTCCAGGCCATCTCCTTGGCCATGCCTTTATCTCTGTATAGAGAGTACACTTTTGAAGGGCAGTAGATGTATTTCCCTGCCACTTCAGGGAAGCCCATATGAATGTGTGGGCTATTTGGTCCCTGTTCCAGGTCCATGTCACAGAATCTGCAGAGGCGGCCTGTTTGTTGGGATTCTggccttttcctctttttctccaccCTCTTCTTGGTAGCATCCAGTTCCCTCTGTCTGAACAAAGGGGTATTTTAGGGTTATCATTCCCTTAGCAGTTTAACTTTGATGCACCTTCTTTGAACAATAGAAATACTATAGTGGATGGAGGCTCCAACTGTCTCATATTGGGACTCGGGCTAACTACAGGCAAGGTTACTCTTTGTCTGCCTTTTTccctcaggctgctgctgcttttctaaGATGCCTTCCATAATCTTCTCTATTGAGTCTTGTGTGAGAGATGTAGACAGGGATGGAGGAGGTGGGTTAAAGACACCTGGCTCCATGGAAGACTACAGGAACATTAGTTGTGTCACTCCCTTCTGTTGAAGAGTGCCACAGTTGCTGAATCTACAGAAGTTGTTTCTGGGCTTGTGTTCAAAGAAGAACTGATGTTTAGAGGTTTACCTAAGTGCTTCACATAACAGGATATGTACAGTTTCCTTTTTTGCCCTCAGTTTAACTTTGTTGTCCTCATCCATTTCATCATTTTTGCTAGCATTAGCCCCAGCGCTAGCCAAAATGTCTCCCTCGTCATTAACTTCACTTTCTACAGTGTCCATCTCAGCCATAGATTGAACtcgtttcttgttttttgtcttgCCGTGTTTGTCGTTCACCATAGCCCCATCCTAGTTagtcattttctgctgtttatcTTGGTAGTATTTCAAGTATTCAGGGGCTTTGACAAAAAAAGACCCGGGAACAGTAGTTCAGTGGTTGTgtcttgttcctttttttttcagtgtattacTCCCGAACCCTGATTTGATCCATATTTTCTGCACTCTGTACCCATACTTTCACAcctagttttttaaaaaagtaaacgtGGCCACTTTTAAATAGCTCGTGACTGAATGTTTGGACTTAGAATAAATCAGGAAGATGTTAGAGTGAAAACGTAATTATAAAAATGTGAGTTtgaattattaataattaatgtgaGTGTAACAGTGGGTGCAGAGAACTGTGCTAGAAAAATTTGTTTGAGAACGGTAAAATCATCTAGAATTaatttgcttttttcattttcattgggaaattttttaaattatgaagattaaattaaattcaaacttttgtaaaagaacaaaaaaacaaaacacacaaatctaaCACACTCCAAATACTCAATCTGTGGAAGTTAAATTAATTAACATGCAAATTTCCAATCCTTTATCACAGGTTACTCTGACTGTTTGTATTGTCACTCTACTTTGAAAGTCCAGACCGGAAGTTTTGTACGTTCACACTGTAGTTTCTGTGTCTGACCACTGGAGGGCAGTGGAAACTGGTGGAtctctttattttaaactgtgtttacgATTACTCGGCTCTACCCTCGAAACAGCTgtgattttaaagtattttcatgttaaataaCGGCAGGTCTGTCATAAGTTTGCTCTAAATGGGCGCTTTAACCAAATGTCATACCAGAAGTGTCTGTCCCTGCCGGGACACCGTCCTTCCTGGTGTGGGTGTGGACACAGATGACTACACAAATAATGGAGGAGAATCTTCACAAGTCTGTCTCTTGAATTTAGCTTTACATTTAAGTAGTTTGCcctccttttttgctttttggttGAGACTTTTAGCTGGCATGCTGTGCCAGGATGGGAAATCTttttggaaaaaagaaacaaacccgAGTGACAGAACAAGACAAAGCGATTTTGGTAAGTGTCACACAGCTAGCTCAAGTGTTAGCCTGGAATTCTGTGCTGTAAAACAGAGCGAGCTCTTGTGTGCTAATTTAACAACTTCGGTTATCGAGTAGCCCTCAGCAATATTTTATAAAGCAAAACATctaaatgttattattattcaggGTCTACTCTTCTGTCTTAACGTACTTAACCGCTTAATCCTCTTCGATTCGTTCTTTAAAGTGTCCTTTAAGCAAACACTGTAAGTCATTCAAATTCTAACACTGTAGTGTACTTATTTTTCTATGCCGGTATTACCGGAGGACCTTAACGTAAGCGCAGCCAGTAATAATCAGATTATAGCTGCTGTAGTTTGTGCAGACTGCTACAATTTCTAAACCTGGATCAACAAGGAGTTGGTATGGCTGAATTAGTTTGAAGCGTATCTGAGTGCAGTGCAGGTGTTTGGTTCGTTCATGTCTCTATTTCCTCATTTCAGCAACTCAAACAGCAAAGAGATAAGCTCAGGCAGTATCAAAAGAAGATCAATgtgcagctggagaaggagAGGCTTCTGGCCAAACAGCTGCTGAAGGATGGCAAAAAAGAGTGAGTACAGTATAATCAATGAAACCATAGTAATGATTGAAAGGAGAGTAAAGGCATATATGTTCTCAGCAcgaaatatataaatactgcTCAATAGGGAGCGTAATACTCAGGACAGAAAGGACAGCTTCCCTGCAACTGTTCTTGCAGCTGACTTCCCAGAGTTCattaatataaaattaaaattaagaaaaataaagttttgaaatcTGCAGTTCTGAAATGTTGTTCTAATTGATGTCTCTAAAGCTTATTTCAGGCAGAatccttaaaaaataataaatagcgAAAAACACAAATCAAGCTGACGTCTTCagttgttttgcttgtttgagCAGCTGTGAAGAATCCAAAATATTTCCTTTCACTGTCACCAAATTCAGTTTAACAGAGGGCTGAACTGGATGAAAATCACCTTCTCTCCAAACTTCTTTATCAaccttccttttgttttctctgggTTATCTACTGCAGCTGACTGTGAGCACATGTACAGTGTTGGTGCATGTGCTCAGGGTGCTTGGACAGAGAATCAGAAACTAAACGTAAATCCAAAGCCAGTTAATAGTGGCAAGAAAGCAAATGGGATGGGAGATGGGAAAgaagagaggttttttttttactgttgcaAAAAGAATTTGGGAAGACGAGACATTTTGTGCAGCGCTTTTTTTTTGATTGTCAATCATCTCTTACATTTCTCCCTCCTTACTACAAGCTTTAACGTGTTTATTTGAACAGGAAAGCTCTTCTCTTACTGAAGAAGAAACGCTATCAAGATCAACTCTTGGACAAGACAGAGAACCAGATAAGCAACCTGGAGCGCATGGTGAGCGATCGGCGAACTGCACTGACACTCAGCAGCGTTTAGGTGGCGCTCACAGCTCCTCCCTGTGCTCCTCGTTTCAGGTTCAAGACCTGGAATTCGCCCAGATCGAAAGGAAAGTCATCGATGGATTGAAAGTTGGAAATGAATGCCTGAAGAAAATGCATGAGGTAGGTGATGACATGTGGCCTGCAGATGCTTTTAAAATTCATCACCTGTTATTCATGAGCTGTTATCAACTCTTTTTCGCTGCAGGTGATGTCTATTGAAGAAGTAGAACGGATTATGGATGAAACTCAAGATGCCATTGAGTACCAAAGGGTAGGTCCTTTCAGCTGGTAATCGggttcatttattattttagccTCTTTTACTTCATTCTGCAAGTAGATGTGGAGAGAGTGAAAATTTAAAAGGATTTCTCAAATCTCTGTAGATTAAATTTCACAGATGTAAAATTGGTTCGTATCCACAgtcatttcactttttaaaaacttgtcgTCTCTCTGCAGCAAATTGACGACATGCTGGCCGGCTCCTTATCTCAGGAGGATGAAGATGCTGTGCTGGCTGAACTGGAGGCAATAACTCAGGTTAGTTTAATcagctttaaaagaaagaaaaagaaaagattagaTCGCACTTTTAGCAAGCAGCACCCTGCTCTTCATTTTGATTCTGAGTTCTGACCTGTCGGATTTTGAACTTTCTCTCAGGGAGATGTCGAGCTTCCTGAGGTCCCTTCAGACAAACTGCCAGACGTTCCAGAGGCCGCGGAGGAGCAACCAGGTTTGTTGTCTCATGTTTTTCCTATCCCAGGTTCACACTGCTGCACAGTCCTGTTCAAAAAGCAAGACTGACTAAAGTTCCAACCAGAAGTCTTTCATTATCCATTGATAACTCTGTTGTCACACctcctcaggttaagagtcTTGGTTTTATCCTTGACAGCACTCTTTCCTTCACAGTACATATTAATAATATCACtcagtcttcttctttttttttaatcttcataTTAACCGCCTTCATCCTTCGCTCACTCCAAACAGTACCGTCATACTTGTCAATGCACTTGTCATATTTCgtttagattactgtaattctcttctctgtggtctaTCTCAGAAATCTCTCCACAAACTGCACTTAGTTCAAAATATAGCTGCTCATATTATATCCAGAATTAGATCCACTGAACATGTAACAGCTGTTCTTAAACAGCTCCATTGGGTTCCCATTCACCTCCCTGTAAATTTGAAGATCCCACTTCTTACTTTATAACCTCGCTCCTCCATATTTATCTGATCCTCTCCAtacgttttattttgttgtactaaTGTAAGGTGACCTTTAAAGGCACCTGTTAATaaatatgttattattattattattactaatgaCTTTTAGAATATGTGCATGACACTTCATAGAAAAAATCCAACAGCCATCCTCCCATCGTGTTTCATATCGCAGAGGCTGTGCTGAAACCTCAATAATATCTTCTTTCCACGACTGTAAACACTTCACCACCAGAAAGTAATTTTAGAGGAGTCAATAAATAGAATGCTTTTATTAAAAGGCTGTGCTGAGTCACCGTGGGCCCCGGTGACCTTATCACTctgtttaaaactaaaacatgCAGTGTGATGAAGCTTAAATCTCGCTGCTGTCTCACGTCTTTAAAAAGGTCTTTAACGAGGTGTCTTCTTGTCACGTTGGCGCTTTATTAGATGCTTAAATGCAAAGCTCAGAAGAGAGAGGTCCTCAGAAAGCGAGGTTATTACATCTATTAACATCAcgtttttattcaaataaatggcAAAAACCTGCCCTGCAGCTGTTTGCAGCCACTACTTGCAGATTTTTGTGTCGATCATTGTTCTTTCGCTGCTGAATCAAAACGTCTGGAAAGATTCCCGTCTCATTGCCATCTTTGTGATCTTTGACTCTCAATTAATGGTGAGGAATGGTAGAGGCACACCTGATAGGAAGTAAAAGGCTGTCAATTGTTGAAGCTTAATCACTCTGGGGACCGTTAAATTGTGTGTGTAACATGCATATAAGCGTGAAAATGCTACATTGGATTTACTAAAAATGACCTACATACATGCACTTTCTATACACATAAAAGGTAAAAGTACTCTTTATTTgaagtaaatgttttaatcaatcCGAGTATATATGTGAAGAGTCTTGGTAGCCTTGGTAGTTCATAGGCAGAGTTTCTTCAAGATTACATACTCTATGGTCACTGTAGCATGATTAGTACTCAGTAGATACTTTATACATGTATAATCTGTATTAGGCCTGGGCAGTGACACCCAACATCTGGTCGCTACAGAGAAGTTTGTAATTCCTTAAATGGTTGACAAGAGGCCATAAGGGGTTTTTGGGGGCAGCACCGTGTGCTTCTTTGCATCCAGTTTCACTCTACCGATGGCAAATGTCCAGCAAATCCTCGTCAACcattcaaaaaatacaaatttttccTTAGCAACCACTTGTTGCCATATGTTCGCTGACCCGTCTCTAGGCCCCTGTGGCTgaaacctcagttttgtttctgcatTGTTGGATCTGTGAGTTTTCTGCACTTGATCTGTGATCTCACAGCAGGTCCAGgttgtgtgttttatgttattGGACAAGATGAAGGTGATGTTGTGTCTGCTGTCAGGTCAGGCTTCAAGAAAAATGAACttgggttttatttttgcataaaaATGAGTTCACTGCAGTGagatcaaataaaacaatacagaataaaacaattttGGTAAGTAAAGTTCAATAAAGTAAACTAGTCTCAGCAGAGGAAAAAGCTTGGAGCATAAAATAATACATTGGTTAACCAAACTTGAAAAACTTCAGGAAGATAACTGGTGTACATGGTATGCAAACAATAGCAAGCACTGAAGCATActaaaatgctgtaaaatactGTAACATTACCTATAAAGATTTAGCATGTCACGACTCTACGGCCCCTCATCCTGCTTCTTTCTCTGTCAATCTCTTTGTTTCAGAGCGGGAGCGTCCCAAGAAGAAACCGCAGCGAGAGGCGCTCGCTTTGTAGGAGCACGACTGAGGATCTTCAGCCGACAGCAGCTGGTTGCTCAAAGACCCAAAGACAGCAGCCAGTCTCAGATAACCGGGCCTCCTCCACCCCATCCAGCGGCTGTTTCTCCTCATGGGCTGCAGGTTCACACGTGAAGCGAGTCAGGACCGGTTCACCGCAGTCACAAATGCTGATTGAACCATAAAGACCTGTGAGATCAGATTATCGTGCCTAACCTTTGTTTGATTAGTTCTCTGTGTTTACCATCAGTCATTTGACATACAGTGACCTAAAGCCATGTGTGTATGTCATTTTAATTCCTCCCTCAAAATATCTTCGCCTGATGGGTAATGTTTTTAAAGAGCCAGTTCACCCaaattacagaaacacacatttagCTCTGTGCATCCAGGTCTGTGCTGCCATGCTTTCTCAGAttgtggtgattttttttttttttttagtttttagtttttttgcttTACAGCTGCAGTAAGTCCAGCTGAGATTAAATTGCTTTTTTCCTGCTGTAGAATACATATATCTGTTCTGTCGTTTGTCCTGTGAGGGAGGGGTAAAAATGCAGAAGAGACATTATGATGGTGCTGTGCTCTGGCGATCTGATCCACCTTCCTGTCATCTTGTTTGCCCTCTGTGTGCTCACCAGTAACTGATACCTGTACAGCAAGTTGGAGTAAATGGAGTTAGCCCTATCTACCCTTATTGTAGACTTTGTGACCTAAACACATAGAACAAAATGATGGAGGAGTTAATTTCCAACTTTCACCATGAACAGAGCCTCCTTCACATATGGCGATAAATTGTTCACCCTAACATTTGCCTGGCTCTTTACTTTCTTTGATATATGTCGTTCTACTAATGCACTCAGCCTGTTTTTATCTGTGTAAAATCTCCCACTCAGCCTCCCTGCAACAAACGCGCACATCTGGTGAAACAAAAACTTGAGGAGCGCAAAACAAGCATCTCCGCAAACATAGTAACATAGATGATGGATCGGTGATCGGTGAATGTAATAACAGAGAAACAAGCCTGGGAACCATCATTGGTCTCTGACAAGTTCACATAGAGACATTTTTCTTCCATGTATTAACTTATTTGTGATTGCAAAAAGGGATGATTAGATCTCATTTCTgctagtttttaaaaatctttgcttataaaacatttgcatttagCAACAGGATGGAGGGGTacgttgtttttcttgtgatttGAGTGAACTGATCCTTTAAAGCAGGTATAACAGAAACATAACATTTTCTCTGTAAAGTCTTTGGTGTCTTTCTCTTACCGTAAAGGCCTTCTCTTCATCTGGCTTTGCTTTCTGAGTTACTCAACCCACCCTAAagtaccccccaaaaaacaaaacaaaaaaaactatttgcatCAGATTCGCAGAATATTCTCTCAGTCTGACCCCTTTTCAAGCAGCTTAACTAATCTAATTCCTTGCTCCCCTTGTGGATTAGTTCAGTGTCATTGGAGAAAGGGCTAATCATATCGTCTGTGGGCTTACCTCTGACGCCCAGACAACAGCTGGTAATCTCTTCAAGGTAATAACTTGACAGAACCTGGGGCTTTACCTATCAAGTATGATCAAAACtaattatttcagtgtttgcgtATGATGCTTTAGATTTTCTTACATATTCATGTTAAAGTGGTGCAAGAAGGGTGGCCTAGATCCAGAAGGCTTAAAGCTTGTGCATCTTTGAAGATCCAGCTAACTAATCTGTAAATCAGTTAATCTcacagacagaaacactgaTGACTAATACTGACAGTCTGCGATTCGCCAGTCCTGCTGCAAACTACTTGTCTTAAAATGGCCTCAGATATTGTACCTCTATATATTCTTTTTacaataaaagtgtttttttattgCCGTTCGTTATCTCACTGCCTGTAAATCACTGTTCCGATTGTTATTCAGTGAGTGAACACAAGGTGGCAGCAGATGACTCAGTTTTGAAGCTGCTGGTCTCCAGTTTTCTCTCTCCTCACTTCACAACTGACCAAGGCAGGTGGTCTCTATGTGTTGGAATAAATGGGAGTCCTTCTCTCCACTATCTCCAAATGCTTCTTATAAGGGATTCTTTCATCACTGAGCTTCTGTCTCTAATTTTGTAGGGTCCTTACATAAGgaccttgagatgactgttttgaactggtgctgtgtaaataaaactgaattaggTACACAGTTTACTGTGGGGCTTCCCTCTCATATCCAGATGAAAGTTATCTTGTAgctaaaatgtaatattttgggCCGCCTTATTTTTCTAAATCTATACCAATCAGGCATAGCATTGTGTTGGTCCCCCATTTGCTCCCCAAACAGCCCTAACCTGTCAAGGCATGGACTTAACTAGATGCCTGAAGGTGTGCTGGGGTCCAGCACATCCCAGAGATGCCCAATTGGATTAAGATCTGGGAAATACGGAGGTCAAGTCAACACTTCAAACttgttgtgctcctcaaaccattcctgaaccagTTTTTGTGGCAGGGTGGATTATCATGCTGAAAGGGGCCATCAGGGAATGCTGTTCCTCTGAAAGAAGGTACATGGTTTCCAACCATGCTTAGGTAGAAGCTACATGTCAAAGTAGCATCtcaaggtttcccagcagaacattgctCAAAAGAATCACATTGCCTCCACCGACTTGTCTTCTTTCCATGGTGACGTGCTGGTACCAGGTTTTCCCCAGGTGAGCAATATCCATGCACCCAGCCATCCACGTgatgtggaagaaaatggaattCACCAGACGAGGCCACCTTCCTGCACTGGTCTGTGGTCCAGTTCATGCTTGCGTGCACATGGTTAGTGCTTTTAACAGTGGACAGGGGTCAGCACAGGCAGCCGGACTGGTCTGCAGCTCTGCATCCCCATACACAGCAAACTGTGATTCACTCTGTACTATGACACCTTTCTGTCAGAACCAGCATGAAGTTTTTCAGGAATTTCAGTAGATCCATCTGTTGGATTGGACCACATGGGCCAGCCTTCATTCCCCGTGTGCCTTCTGTTCCTTCCTTGGACCACTGTTGATAGAGGAACACTCTACTGGAGATGCCCTGACCCTGAGGACAAAATGTTAACTTGCTCCTTTATATAACCCCTCCCTCCATGAATATCCATCAGTGAACATGATAGgtattcacttcacctgtcagcGGTCATCATTTTACGTCTGATCGGTGTATGTTTAACCTATTTCCCACATCACACAAGGGGAAATGGGTCAGATGATGGCATACAAAGAAATTTGTTTCCTGCTTTGGTGTGGAGGAGCTTGAATGTCCTGCACAGATCACTTTAACGATTAAATGACAGTAATGCTTTTGTGTCCATCTGGAATGAAAAAGGCTCTGCTGACAGTGAAAAATTGAGGGTTGTAATCCAATCATTTGCTTACCCACATTGTTTTAGCCTTATgtcaatttatttaatttaaatgtgaaGATATTGAAAACTTTAATAGCACAGTGTGGTGCTAATGGGGGTACAGAGGTGTGGTGCTTTACCGAATTCTATAAAATTGCATGATTTATCTTTAAAGTAACGATTGGCATTTCATCAGTGCTATAAAAGAAGGGGAGACTGTTGACGAG carries:
- the chmp6b gene encoding charged multivesicular body protein 6, whose amino-acid sequence is MGNLFGKKKQTRVTEQDKAILQLKQQRDKLRQYQKKINVQLEKERLLAKQLLKDGKKEKALLLLKKKRYQDQLLDKTENQISNLERMVQDLEFAQIERKVIDGLKVGNECLKKMHEVMSIEEVERIMDETQDAIEYQRQIDDMLAGSLSQEDEDAVLAELEAITQGDVELPEVPSDKLPDVPEAAEEQPERERPKKKPQREALAL